catccgcagcaagccaagcaaagcaccccagatgtccctctcctcagcaacacttccagctcctcctggtggaccccaaggtgttcctgggccagatgagatatgtaatcagCTATCTTTACACAACAAAAGTGGCAACTGAGAACAGAAATCCATTTTGAAATCCATTTGATGCAACTCCCTCCTTTGGACTATGTTGCCCTGGTGACCTTCAATTATGTGTTACAAAATCACATTGTGTCATCATGATAATATCTCTCCAGAATGATAGCAACACtgtgtgtgaaatgtaaaaGGTTGCCAGTGACTTTCTCTGCTGTGGCATAAAATATTTGATAAAACACACTAACTGTTTAATCACAGTGACACAATCAGATCTCAGTGTTGATTAAAATTCAATGTAATTTAAAATCAGCTCAATAATTTTAGAGATTTTCTGTTGTGTACAGTCACACAAAACAGGCTGTGTTATACTGTAATGTCCTTCAAGAGTGATAGACTTGTCTTGTGTTTGAATACTGTAATATCCTGAAAAAACAGTACCAGCTACACAAAGGTCCCATTGTTGGCACTGTTCAGAGAGCTTCTTCATCTTCACACACTTACTGGCAAAAAGAACAAATTTTATGTTTCTCATTTTAAACTGTAACCTTACACCCAGTTCTGAACAAACTCCACCCActgaaaaatgctttaaaaagtgGGTAAAAGGCTGCAGAGAGATGTGTGATGCAGGATGTGATAAGAGGGCATTAACATTCATTCCATGGCTGATCAGTCCCGGCTCTGTCAGCAGTGACCTTGCAGGATTCAGGGCTGATTTAAAACAGTGGATGACGTGTTGGGTGATTTTAAACCCATTAAATGCTTTTTCTTCTAGCAATTTGGTGTGTCAGTATGAATCACCAGCATTAATGTGTTTCATTACAGTGTAATAATATTCAGTTTGCAGCTCTAAAGATATGTTAAAGTGTGCAGTAACTCTTTcaagagatgtctgtcttcataCTGTTTGTCCCCAAACACAGTCCTGTTGCTGCTCTGTTGGACCTCAGTTAGTTGTGACAACCAGTTTAAACATTTTCAGATTAAAGTGATAATGAAATGAAAGctttaaatgttacagcagGGAAAACTTGAATTGTGGGATAGAATGTAAAAGGCAGACACATAATGTAAAGGAAAAGACAAAGTAAAATTTAATAGCCTTATCAAATGTTATGCTGCAattccatttttaaaattacatgttacttgtcaaattaaaaaaaggttttattttttgttttacatggtgttcatcagggcggcacagtggtctggtggttagcactctcgcctcacagcaagagggttgctggttcgatcccgggcgtgggagcccttctgtgcggagtttgcatgttctccccgtgtcagcgtgggttctctccgggcactccggcttcctcccacagtccaaagactgtctctatgtgtcagcgaCCTGAcacagggtgtaccctgcctctcgcccgatgtcagctgggataggctccagcacccccgtgaccctgaatgaatgaatggtgtTCATCACTGCATCacttacaggaaaaaaaagctttcattTTATTGACCATTATGTACCATGACAACACCAAGGTAAATTCCGCATATGAAAAAAGACTTGGCAATATACTAcctgtttttgatttttaaataagTTAACCTCAGTAATGTGTTTTCTATTGTTATGCTATATTGACTGTATTGTAATAGTGTTTCAGTCCATACCGAGGTGACAGGACTTTGACACCAtaataactaaataaacaaacagataaatacataaatgaatgaatgtcatggataaataaatagacaaagaaataaattcattaattagtttatgggttttttttctctaatgaaaaaaagataaaatacaaattcAGGTAAATAATAGCGTCACATATGATACAAATACACATGAAGAACACAAAATGATAATattaagaaaaatattaaaatgaaaacaggagATCATATGTACACAACTATATATATACTTTGATGTTTAATAAACTATGTGATTTTATATAGAATTCGTTAGAAAAACTTAAGCATTAATTTAGAAAATTTCCgtttatgaataaaaaaaattgcgaataaaataatgaaatttatcaaataatttaaaaaaaacgcCTTTATCttgatgaataaatgaataattccAGTCTGTGCCGCTAGGTGTCGCCAGTGACGTCAGCTGTCAGTGTCGCTTTTCGTTTTACCAACCACAAAGAAGTCCGTACTTCCGGCTTTGGAGCGCCCTTTCTGTGTATTTTACTCCTGATATTGGACAGAGAAACCCACTAAAAGCTGTCACAGCCGCTCCCGTCGAAGCCCCGCGGCCGAGAGGAGGATTTAATGTGACGCTCTAATATTAAAGGACCAAACGATGTCTGTGGTGTTTGACGGGAGTCCGCTGAAAGCGATGCAgagctcacacactcacacaccgcaGACTGCCCTGAGgtgagtgctgctgctgctgctgctgctggaggaggagaggaagcgGCTGCTCTCACACTACAGATACACTTCACTCTATTAACTCAGTTTAATACACTTTATATTTGAGTTAACTTTACAGAGCTCAGCGGGTCAGACCTTTTTGTGTTCCCACACTGTTCTGTAGAGCCTGCTCGTGTATAAAGACGTCAGACGGACGTTACTTGTCAGTTAGTGGATTATTCATGTAACGTTACTCTGTGAAGGATCTGAAAGATGCACATGACAAGATGTTAGAGCCCcaaatgttgttttacagtgatTATATGTCCAAATTAACGACTGAACACACTTTAAAATGATATCAGTTGGATCAAAACTCACTTTCACAGCTTTTTCTATCCCTCTTTTATcgatgttattatttatttatctatttttattacACTTTGTTTTATCTGGCTTTAACCTGTGTTcaatttcattattatttttattttcttgctgtTTTTATCTTGATGGTGTTTGATATTTTATCTGTCCCATAAAgcgcttttatttttttaaagtgttttacaaattacaattatttttaatgatattatttatttttcattctatattatattgtaattattatttttgtattagtAGGAGTATTTGTACAGTCATGTttagcaattttattttttattttttgttttgtttgttttaatttatagAGTTATATGTCAGGGCTGCTATGTTGatgataaatattttttgtagaGTTTAtgagttgattaatcaattagttgtgtaatttttttagtaattgatttatttatttatttatttttcaattgaGAAATGGCCACTTTACAGAGTAACACCCTCTTAATTATAAGGATTTGCTCTGTTTGTCTTATGTGATAAACACGACAACATCTTTAAGACATTTGCTTGGACTGAGCAATTAATCAATACATGaagaaaaatgatttttaaactgctgcttttttctgtttttttttccattaatcaGTCAGTCATCTAGTTTTTCAGATTTCAGACATTGTGAAAAATCGCTTCTGCAATTTCCCAGAGCTCAATGTAACTTCCTTAAATTGCTTGCTTTGTCTGACTTTATAGTCAGAACTTAAACATATTCAGTTTCCAAAGataaaaaacagagaaacaatgCTTGTCAAGTTGGATATAGCACatgttttgtcatatttgtttgataaatgatttaaattattaatcaGATACCAAATTGTTAAAGCATTAATTTTTCTCTTGATAAACTGATTAATTAACTGACTATAATTTTAACACAAGTATAGAAATATTTTAGAGCTACAGTGTCTGGTCAGTCAACATGTTAATCGATAATTAAAGatattgttagttgcagccctaaaataTATCATTCTCTTTCTTGTTAGTAGAGGTGTATAAATTGATCTTTATAGGTAAAgaacctctcacacacacaggcacacactttTTTTCGTTCCTTCCCCTCATCATTTTCTGCTTGTGTTTCTAAAATGTCGTCatgtctcttcttctcctgtagCGCCCAGGAACTCTCCCAGGAGATCAAGTCCTTCATCAGTGGCGTTGACACCGTCCAGGGCCGAAAGCTCAGCGTCCGTGAACATGCCCGCTGTGCTGTACGCCTGCTGCGCTCAGTCCCGGCCTGTCGGGGGGCGGTGCTGGAGCATCTGAGGGGTGTTTATGATGAGCATGTCTCCGCCTTCCTGCACAACCTGGAGACGGAGGGTGATGCCAGCTCCAGCGCCAACCTGGAGGACATCATACAGGTGCGCTGACAAGGACACACAGCACTTATAATAAAACTGGTGCCTTGTCTTGAAGGGatgaaaatatttaaaggtTTATTGGCCCACCAGAGTACCAGATCCAAACCCTGTCCAGTCTTGCTGACCTAAATATTTTCCTTTATCCATAATAACATAATGGTTGGAAAATTCCCCAGAAAATTGTTTTAAGTattcctgtttctgtctgtagGAGGTCCATGGCGTGCTGTCAGAGTTCATTCGTCTCAACCCTCGGGCCTGGGCCCCTCTGGTATCCGCCTGGGCTGTGGACTTGTTGGGCCAGCTGAGCAGTAAGCACGCCGGCCGCAGGGTGGCCCCCCACTCCTCCAGCCTCAATGAGCTGCTCCAACTCTGGATGTCCTGTGCCGCCACCCGATCCCTCATGGAGGCCTACTCCCAGTGTCTGGCTGCTATGCTGGCCTGGTGTCCTGACGCTTGTGTGGATGCACTTTTGGACACTTCAGTGCAGCACTCTCCGCATTTTGACTGGGTGGTGGCTCACATCGGCTCCGCCTTCCCCGGTACTATCATCAGCCGAGTGTTGGCATGTGGACTCAAGGACTTCTGCTCTCACGGCGCTAAGGACCAAGGGCTAATGGTGATGGGAGTGGACAAAGGCAGCAGAGTGCCAAAGATTGGCTCAGTGGTGGGAATCCTCGGACACCTCGCAGCGCACCACTCAGACAGCATCAGGAAGGAGCTGCTCAGGATGTTTCAGGAAAGCCTGTGTCCGTCAAGCCCTCTGTCTCCCACCTCATCCTCAACATCTTGGGAGGGTTCCCCTCAACTCCGCCGTGCTGCAGTACCATTTCTGCTACAGCTGGCTGCAATGTCTCCCAACCTCTTTGGTGCGGTGTCTGCGGAGCTGGTGGAGCTGCTGCGTCCTCCTgtcctgctccagctgcaggcCTTGCTGCAGGGCCTCCCCAGAGAGGAACTGGATAATATGCTGGGGCTTGCTGTCCACCTTATTAGCCAGAGCCCATCAGGAGGGTCCAGGGTCCTCCGTTTTTTGGCAGACACAGCGACCCCGGCTTCAGTCATTATCTCCGGCCCTACACCCTCCCCTCACGAGGGAGTCAGAGAAGGTTGCGATCGCCTTCTCCAGATGCTGCTTCTGCATCTCCACAAGCTGGTCTTCAACCGCTcagatggagctgaagtcatcCCCCATCACTCTGCTTCctttcagccccagagggtcATCCCCTTCTTGGAGGAGCTGCAGTCTCACGTAGGAGAGCTCTGTGCTGAGACACTGAGACTGGAAAGGAAGCGTCACCTCTGGCTGCACCAGTTACTGTGTCTGCTGTCGGTGTATGGGGGTCCCAGCGTGGCCACTGAGGCCCTCTGCCAGCTGCTCACCCAGGCCCACAACCCAGAGGAGCTGGCTCTGGCCTGGCAGCTCCACACCACGCTCTCCTCTTGCATGGCCGGACTCATTCCTGCTGCTGTAGCTCGCTGTGTGGCCcagatccacacacacactctgggcCCCCGGCAGCTGAGGCAGCTGTTGCTCAATCTGGCCGCAGCCATCCAGAGTCAGGATGAGGAAAGAAGAGGAGCAGCCGGCGCTCAGTCCTCCATGGCCATCCAGGTGGGCTCAGCAGTCTCAGGACACCTCCATGATTTTGGCCCGCTCCTTCTCCACGGTGACCCGGCTGTATCTCATGCTGCAGTGCGCCTCCTGTCCTGCAGCCCACTCCCTCGCACCTCCTCCCCAGCACACCTGCTCCTGCTCTCTCGTGCTGCCGTTACTCATTTCTTTCTGGCGCTGCGGAGACGAGGGGAAGCAGGGAAAGTGGGGAGAGATGGGGGACAGGCAGGCGAGGCGGTGAACTGCTCAGTCCTGCTCCTGTCCCGTTTCGCGGCATATTCTTCGCTCACCCTCAAAGCGGTGCTTCAACAGCTGGTTGAAGGAGCGCTACACAAAGGCAACGCTAGCCTGTTTGGAGGGCAGATCGCAGACATGTCGGGTGCACCCTTGCCTCTGCCATCTGTGTCTCCTGACATCGGAGCCTCTCTGCTGGACATCAACTGTCGGTTCGGTACCACCGTCAACTTTTCTGGGAGCGTTTGGTCTGTGTTTCATGCCGGGGTGATTGGCAAGGGGCTGAAGGTCCGCACTGAGACACAGATGCCTGATCCATCGGGGGTCATGCAGGTGAGTTGCACAATTTAAGAAGTATAGTTTATCACAGCTTTGCACCCTGTATCTAACTGTTATCTCAACTACACCTGAAAATGATTTAAGGTACCAGcatttgtttaaaaagtgtAATTATATGTAGTTTGTGTTTGATGATCACCATCATCTTCTTCTCTCTGCAGAACATCCAGACTCTGCTGGCTGTCGTAGTCCagtgctgcagctcctctggtCTTAACGGCTCTATCAATGGCTCACGACCACCATCTGATCCCGATGAGCCGCTGCCCATCAACGCAGAGGCAGCTAAAGTTGTTGCCGTTACGTTGGTAGAGAATGTCTGCCCAGATGTGGCCAACGGTGAGCTGTCTTGGCCCCCAGAGGAGCACGCCCGCACCACGGTGGAGCGAGATATACACATTCGTCGTTGCTTCGAGGCCCACCCGGTGCTCTTCCCTCTGCTGCAGGTGGTGGCAGCTGGACGCCCGGCTCTCTGCTACTGCTCAGCCGTGCTCAGAGGCCTTCTGGCCACTCTGCTGGCCCACTGGGAGGCGTCACGCGAGATGCTGTCCACAGACTCCCCGTGGCACCTCCAAGCCTCTTGCCTCCTGGTGTCCTGCATGGGAGAGGGTCAGCTCCTGCCTCCTGTGCTAGCCAACGTCCACGAAGCTTTCCCCCACCTCACTCCTTTCGaggtgaggctgctgctgctggctgtgtgGGAGTACATCAGAGGCAACGGGCCCATGCCCCAGAAGTTTGTGTTTAACCCAGAGAAGGCGCTGTTCTGCAGGGATTTCTCACGGGACGGTGACGTGGCGAGATACGTGGCACCGATTCACAGCGTCCTGCATAAAAACATTGACAGATTGGGACACCTGTGCTGGCGGTTCCAGCTCTAATGGATAGTGGAGAGCAAACAGTATAGAGCAGGTGACAAGGAATAAATAGAGACTGTAAAATAGAGGGAATACTGTGTTACATTGCTCAAAGAGTGGACTGCAAAGTTACTGTCACTGTACTTCAATTTCAAGTAtagctgtgtgcgtgtgtgtgtgtgtgtacctttt
This region of Epinephelus fuscoguttatus linkage group LG9, E.fuscoguttatus.final_Chr_v1 genomic DNA includes:
- the ints5 gene encoding integrator complex subunit 5, translating into MSVVFDGSPLKAMQSSHTHTPQTALSAQELSQEIKSFISGVDTVQGRKLSVREHARCAVRLLRSVPACRGAVLEHLRGVYDEHVSAFLHNLETEGDASSSANLEDIIQEVHGVLSEFIRLNPRAWAPLVSAWAVDLLGQLSSKHAGRRVAPHSSSLNELLQLWMSCAATRSLMEAYSQCLAAMLAWCPDACVDALLDTSVQHSPHFDWVVAHIGSAFPGTIISRVLACGLKDFCSHGAKDQGLMVMGVDKGSRVPKIGSVVGILGHLAAHHSDSIRKELLRMFQESLCPSSPLSPTSSSTSWEGSPQLRRAAVPFLLQLAAMSPNLFGAVSAELVELLRPPVLLQLQALLQGLPREELDNMLGLAVHLISQSPSGGSRVLRFLADTATPASVIISGPTPSPHEGVREGCDRLLQMLLLHLHKLVFNRSDGAEVIPHHSASFQPQRVIPFLEELQSHVGELCAETLRLERKRHLWLHQLLCLLSVYGGPSVATEALCQLLTQAHNPEELALAWQLHTTLSSCMAGLIPAAVARCVAQIHTHTLGPRQLRQLLLNLAAAIQSQDEERRGAAGAQSSMAIQVGSAVSGHLHDFGPLLLHGDPAVSHAAVRLLSCSPLPRTSSPAHLLLLSRAAVTHFFLALRRRGEAGKVGRDGGQAGEAVNCSVLLLSRFAAYSSLTLKAVLQQLVEGALHKGNASLFGGQIADMSGAPLPLPSVSPDIGASLLDINCRFGTTVNFSGSVWSVFHAGVIGKGLKVRTETQMPDPSGVMQNIQTLLAVVVQCCSSSGLNGSINGSRPPSDPDEPLPINAEAAKVVAVTLVENVCPDVANGELSWPPEEHARTTVERDIHIRRCFEAHPVLFPLLQVVAAGRPALCYCSAVLRGLLATLLAHWEASREMLSTDSPWHLQASCLLVSCMGEGQLLPPVLANVHEAFPHLTPFEVRLLLLAVWEYIRGNGPMPQKFVFNPEKALFCRDFSRDGDVARYVAPIHSVLHKNIDRLGHLCWRFQL